ACGTTACGCTCGACTCCGGCACCGGCTGTGTCCACACCGCGCCCGGACACGGAAGCGACGACTACGAGACCGGCGTCCGCTACGGTATAGAAGTCTACAACCCGGTCGATCCGACGGGACATTATTATGCCGATACGCCGATTTTCGGCGGTATGTCGCTCGCCGAGGGAGAGAAGAAGGTCTTCGAGCTTCTCGAAGGCTCGCACCGCCTTCTCGGAAAACTGAAGATAACGCACTCCTATCCGCACTGCTGGAGGTGCAAGAAGCCCGTCATCTTCCGCGCGACCGACCAGTGGTTCGTCGCGGTCTCCGAGTTCCGCGACCAGGCGCTCAAGTGCATAGACGACGTCAGATGGATACCCGACTGGGGCAAGGACCGCATCACAAACATGGTGCGCGACCGTTCCGACTGGTGCATCAGCCGCCAGCGTACGTGGGGCGTTCCGATTCCGGCGTTCTACTGCGAGGACTGCGGCGAGGTCATCCTGACGGGCGACCGCGTGCGCCGCGTGGCGGAGAAGGTGCGCGAGCACGGAAGCGACTGCTGGTGGACGATGACTCCGGAAGAGCTCGTCGGCGACCTCGCGGTCTGCCCGAAGTGCGGCGGCAAACATCTGCGCAAGGATTCGGACATTATGGACGTATGGTTCGACTCCGGCACAAGCCACTCCGCCGTCCTCGACAACTGGGAGGACCTCAGCTGGCCCGCCGACCTCTACCTCGAAGGCAGCGACCAGCACCGCGGCTGGTTCCAGACGTCGCTTTTAAACAGCGTCGCGACGCGCGGACGCGCACCGTACAGGATGGTGCTCACGCACGGCTTCATAATGGGCCCAGACGGGCAGAAGATGTCGAAGTCTCTCGGCAACGTCATGAAGCCGGAGAAGATAATTGAAAAGAACGGCGCGGACATACTGCGCCTCTGGGTCGCCTCGTCCGACTACCGCGGCGACGTGCGCATCTCGGAGGAGATATTCCGCAACCTCATAGAATCCTACCGCAGGATACGCAACACAGCGCGCTTCCTGCTCGCGAACCTCTCCGGCTTCAACCCGGCCGAGGATATGCTGCCGCACAGCGAGCTCGCTCCGGTCGATCAGTACATACTGCTGAAGCTCGAGCGGCTGCGTTCGCGCGTGATGGCCGGCTTCGACGACTATGAGTTCCATCAGCCTATGACGCTTATCCACCAGTTCTGCGACAACGAGCTGTCGTCGTTCTACATCGACGTGAGCAAGGACAAGCTCTACGCCGACGCCGAACACGCGAAGAGCCGCCGCTCGATCCGCACCGTCATGTGGCAGGTGCTCGAGACCATCACTCAGATGATGTCGCCGGTGCTTTCGTTCACGGCTGAGGAAATCTGGCAGAAGATGCGTGAGATGGATGCGACTCTGCCGCAGAGCGTACTTCTCGCAGACTGGCCCGATCCTCTCGCCGAGGGCATAGACCCGTCGGTGGAGGAGGAGTGGGACCTACTGCTCATGGCTCGCCAGGGAGTGCTCCGCGGCCTCGAAGCGGCGCGCGGCAAGGGCATCATCGGACACCCGCTCGACGCGGAGGTGCAGGTGAAGCTCAGCGACTACTATAAGCCGCTCGCCGGAAAGATAAGCGACGAGACGTGGGAGAACATACTCATCGTCTCCGCCTGCCGTGTAGTAGACGAAATCTCTGGGGCAGAAAACGTCTACGAGGACGAGACGACCGGTCTCACGATAGGCGTAAGCAAGTCGAAGGACGAGAAATGTCCGCGCTGCTGGAAGCACCGTCACGAAGTCGCGGAAAAGGGAATCTGCGACCGCTGCGCCGATGTCGTCGGAAAATAACGAAGAGCTTCTGATAAACGGACTGAGCGAAGAGGGGGAGGGCGAGCGGCCCGCTCCCTCTTCTTTTCAGGAGTTCGAGATAGCCGCGGAGCTTTCAGGCCACAGGCTGGATTTCGCGCTCTCGCGTCTCATTGGGATAAGCCGGGCGTACGCGCAGAAGCTCATTAAAGAAGGCAATGCGGCCCTCACGCCCGAGCGGCGTATTAAGCCGTCGGTCAAGGTCGCGGAAGGCGATAGGCTCGGCGTCGAGATCCCCCCCGCGGAGACGCTTGACCTCGAGCCTCAGGATGTACCGTTCGAGGTCGTCTACGACGACGAGGATATAATAATCGTCAATAAACCAGCCGGTCTCGTCGTCCATCCCGCGCCTGGCCATTGGAGCGGTACTCTCGTACACGGCCTGCTGTTCCGTTATCCCGGCCTGGGCGCGCTCAACGGAGTCCAGCGTCCCGGCATAGTCCACAGGCTCGACGCAACTACGTCTGGGCTGATGGTAGTCGCGCGCAGCGGCCTGGCGCAAGAGGGGCTTTTCAAAGAATTCAAGGAAAGGCGAGTAAATAAAGAATACCTCGCTCTCTGCTGGGGAGAGCCGCCGGCGGCGGAAGGGACGGTCAAATACCCGATCGGGCGCGATCCGTACAACAGGCTCAAAATGGCCTGCGTCGAGGACGGGCGAGAGGCGTGGACGGATTATAAGAAAATATGGACGCGAGGCGGAAAGTCGCTTGTCATATGCCGTCTACACAGCGGGCGGACGCATCAGATTCGGGTTCACATGCAGGCTCTGCGTTGCCCGCTTGTCGGAGACAGGCTCTACGCGCCGTCGCGCCCTTCGCCGTTCGGCCCTGAGCGGCTTTTCCTTCACGCGTGGAAGCTCGGCTTCAAACACCCGCGCACGCACGAGGACATGAGCTTCGTTCAGCCTCTCCCGCCAGAGCTATCCTCTTACCTGGAAGAGCTGCGCGCGGGGACTAATCCCGTTTAGGCGCCTTTTCGCTCCACAGCGACGGCTCTCCGGTTATACTCGAAAATTCCTTATACGTTACGTTCGCCTCGCCGCCGCGTATCGGGCTGACGTATTTGCGGCGCGTGTAGTCCACGCGATGGCGCGGCTCGTTCTTGGC
The window above is part of the Cloacibacillus sp. An23 genome. Proteins encoded here:
- the ileS gene encoding isoleucine--tRNA ligase translates to MANDYKDTLFLPKTDFPMRANLSQREPEFLKFWYDIDVYGELKKKNKDKPSFILHDGPPYANASIHIGTATNKILKDFIVKYKWQRGYFAPYVPGYDTHGLPIELKVLKELNVGKDEISPVELRAKCAAYARSFADVQTGQFKRLGVIGDWDHPYMTLVPAYEATELEGLAVMVDKGLVYKGRKAIYWCTDCQTALAAAEIEYGDETSPSIFVAYEYTDAAKVFPELAGKDVNVIIWTTTPWTLPASMAVAVHPRYDYGFYECGGKVYLIAVGLKGEVEKATGLELGEPILVCKGQQLEFSLAKHPFYDRAVPFVLADYVTLDSGTGCVHTAPGHGSDDYETGVRYGIEVYNPVDPTGHYYADTPIFGGMSLAEGEKKVFELLEGSHRLLGKLKITHSYPHCWRCKKPVIFRATDQWFVAVSEFRDQALKCIDDVRWIPDWGKDRITNMVRDRSDWCISRQRTWGVPIPAFYCEDCGEVILTGDRVRRVAEKVREHGSDCWWTMTPEELVGDLAVCPKCGGKHLRKDSDIMDVWFDSGTSHSAVLDNWEDLSWPADLYLEGSDQHRGWFQTSLLNSVATRGRAPYRMVLTHGFIMGPDGQKMSKSLGNVMKPEKIIEKNGADILRLWVASSDYRGDVRISEEIFRNLIESYRRIRNTARFLLANLSGFNPAEDMLPHSELAPVDQYILLKLERLRSRVMAGFDDYEFHQPMTLIHQFCDNELSSFYIDVSKDKLYADAEHAKSRRSIRTVMWQVLETITQMMSPVLSFTAEEIWQKMREMDATLPQSVLLADWPDPLAEGIDPSVEEEWDLLLMARQGVLRGLEAARGKGIIGHPLDAEVQVKLSDYYKPLAGKISDETWENILIVSACRVVDEISGAENVYEDETTGLTIGVSKSKDEKCPRCWKHRHEVAEKGICDRCADVVGK
- a CDS encoding RluA family pseudouridine synthase, with the translated sequence MSSENNEELLINGLSEEGEGERPAPSSFQEFEIAAELSGHRLDFALSRLIGISRAYAQKLIKEGNAALTPERRIKPSVKVAEGDRLGVEIPPAETLDLEPQDVPFEVVYDDEDIIIVNKPAGLVVHPAPGHWSGTLVHGLLFRYPGLGALNGVQRPGIVHRLDATTSGLMVVARSGLAQEGLFKEFKERRVNKEYLALCWGEPPAAEGTVKYPIGRDPYNRLKMACVEDGREAWTDYKKIWTRGGKSLVICRLHSGRTHQIRVHMQALRCPLVGDRLYAPSRPSPFGPERLFLHAWKLGFKHPRTHEDMSFVQPLPPELSSYLEELRAGTNPV